One window from the genome of Streptococcus parasanguinis encodes:
- the birA gene encoding bifunctional biotin--[acetyl-CoA-carboxylase] ligase/biotin operon repressor BirA, with translation MKTHEILFQTLSQAADYVNGEQLAKELGVSRTSIWKAIQRLEKDGVVIESLKKKGYKLVSGDILLPEVIAKNTQLTVSLNEECSSTQLDAKLGIETHQDGKALYLANSQSAGKGRFGRDYYCPDQGGIYMSLHLKPQLPPAELPPYTLMVAGAIYKAIKNLTLIDIDIKWVNDIYYRHKKIGGILTEAITSIETGLVTDVIIGVGLNLAIPTFPEELESKAGSLFEGPCPITRNDLISEIWKEFFQTDVDELVYLYKERSLVLGRTVTFEQNQQTYQGLAKDISDTGQLLVQLDKQEEIWLNSGEISLKQWNL, from the coding sequence ATGAAAACACACGAAATCCTCTTTCAAACCCTTTCTCAGGCAGCTGATTATGTCAACGGGGAGCAGCTGGCAAAAGAACTAGGTGTTTCCCGCACCTCTATCTGGAAGGCCATCCAACGACTAGAAAAAGATGGGGTCGTCATCGAATCCCTCAAAAAGAAGGGCTACAAACTGGTCTCAGGCGATATTCTGCTTCCTGAAGTGATCGCAAAAAATACCCAATTGACCGTTTCCTTGAATGAAGAATGTAGCTCCACCCAATTGGACGCCAAATTAGGCATAGAAACCCATCAAGACGGCAAGGCGCTCTATCTGGCCAATTCGCAGTCCGCTGGAAAGGGCCGCTTTGGTCGTGACTACTACTGCCCCGATCAAGGGGGCATCTATATGTCCCTTCACCTCAAGCCACAATTGCCCCCTGCAGAGCTCCCACCATATACCCTCATGGTAGCTGGAGCCATCTATAAGGCCATTAAAAACCTGACCCTGATCGATATCGATATCAAGTGGGTCAACGATATTTACTACCGCCATAAAAAAATTGGGGGAATCCTCACCGAGGCTATCACCTCGATCGAGACTGGTCTCGTCACGGATGTCATTATCGGAGTCGGTCTTAATTTAGCCATCCCTACTTTTCCAGAAGAGCTAGAAAGCAAGGCTGGTTCCTTATTTGAAGGGCCTTGTCCCATCACCCGCAATGACCTCATCAGTGAGATCTGGAAGGAATTCTTCCAAACGGATGTCGATGAACTGGTCTACCTCTATAAAGAGCGCTCCCTGGTTTTAGGCCGAACTGTCACTTTTGAGCAGAACCAACAGACCTATCAAGGCCTCGCCAAAGATATCTCTGATACTGGCCAACTCTTGGTCCAATTAGACAAGCAAGAAGAAATCTGGCTCAATAGCGGAGAAATCTCCCTCAAGCAGTGGAATCTATAA
- a CDS encoding LacI family DNA-binding transcriptional regulator — protein MATIKDIAEKAGVSQATVSRVLNQDATLSVSEDTRSRILRIAEDLHYQKKSRKTAPQPVEDFHKIVIFEWYTREEELDDLYYYAIRMGLEKQAQELGYEIFRIFNNDDWSLIQEADGIVALGKFSPKTIRDLESYSKPLIFVDSNTLYLGHSCVTTDLEDSVITALEYFLEHGHKEIGLLVGQEETADATPLQMDPRQRTFQQFLTEKRLYEERFVSVGQFSTESGYQMMEQLIQDLGDDLPTAFFMASDALAVGALRSLQEHQIAIPDRVSIISFNDTSIAKYVFPALSTVTVYTEEMGKQAIQLLRQTFQGAQPSVPYMVKLATKLTIRDSSR, from the coding sequence ATGGCAACGATTAAAGACATTGCGGAAAAAGCAGGCGTTTCTCAGGCAACGGTTTCTCGTGTCCTCAACCAGGATGCGACCTTATCGGTCAGTGAAGACACGCGCAGTCGGATTCTTCGCATCGCCGAGGACCTGCATTACCAAAAGAAAAGCCGCAAAACAGCGCCTCAACCAGTTGAGGATTTTCATAAAATCGTCATTTTTGAATGGTACACGCGCGAAGAAGAATTAGATGACCTCTACTACTATGCCATTCGGATGGGGTTAGAAAAACAAGCCCAGGAATTAGGCTATGAGATCTTTCGTATCTTCAATAATGACGATTGGTCCTTGATTCAAGAGGCAGACGGCATCGTCGCTCTTGGGAAATTCAGTCCTAAGACCATTCGAGATCTAGAAAGCTACAGCAAACCCCTGATTTTTGTCGATAGCAATACCCTCTATTTAGGGCATTCCTGTGTGACGACCGATCTAGAAGATTCTGTCATCACCGCTCTCGAGTATTTCCTTGAGCACGGCCACAAGGAGATCGGGCTCTTGGTCGGGCAGGAAGAGACAGCAGATGCGACACCACTTCAGATGGATCCCCGTCAACGGACCTTTCAACAGTTTCTCACGGAAAAAAGACTTTATGAGGAGCGCTTTGTCTCTGTTGGTCAATTCTCAACTGAGTCAGGTTATCAGATGATGGAGCAGCTGATTCAAGACTTGGGCGACGACTTACCAACTGCCTTTTTCATGGCCAGTGATGCCTTGGCTGTCGGAGCCCTTCGCTCTCTTCAGGAGCACCAAATCGCAATTCCTGATCGTGTCAGTATCATTTCCTTCAATGATACATCGATTGCTAAGTATGTCTTTCCTGCCCTTTCTACAGTGACCGTCTACACAGAAGAAATGGGCAAGCAAGCCATTCAGCTGTTGCGACAAACCTTTCAGGGGGCTCAACCAAGTGTTCCCTATATGGTCAAATTAGCCACTAAACTGACGATTCGAGACAGCAGTCGCTAG
- a CDS encoding AraC family transcriptional regulator — translation MLVFSEYQTDTIDLALDFYGYEDCPKNYEFGPSVRDNFVLHFITKGKGVFHFNKKEIHLEAGDLFLLPKNIVTYYKADAEEPWSYYWIGISGTKVSDFMRFSTLHEKGFLKKTEVVTEKIGQFMERLVHKAEASKMTSHYQLHLLSQIYELLYLIGEIAPNVQKSYLSPTYQLYLTCKHVIETHYGKEHLSIQEIADDLNVHRSYLTTVFKEFHQISPKEFLHSVRMQRAQQLLTNTDESIKIVAYSVGFSDPLYFSKAFKAYSQLTPSQYRSKHKI, via the coding sequence ATGTTAGTCTTTTCTGAATACCAAACCGATACCATTGACCTAGCCCTTGATTTTTATGGCTACGAAGATTGCCCGAAGAACTATGAATTTGGCCCTAGCGTCCGAGATAATTTTGTTCTGCATTTTATTACCAAGGGAAAGGGAGTCTTCCACTTCAATAAAAAAGAAATCCACCTAGAGGCTGGGGATCTCTTTCTCCTCCCTAAAAATATAGTGACCTACTACAAGGCCGATGCCGAAGAACCTTGGTCCTACTACTGGATTGGCATCAGTGGCACCAAGGTGAGTGATTTCATGCGTTTTTCAACCCTGCATGAAAAAGGTTTTCTAAAGAAAACAGAGGTGGTAACAGAAAAGATCGGCCAGTTTATGGAGCGACTCGTCCACAAGGCAGAGGCTTCGAAAATGACTTCTCACTACCAACTCCACCTTCTCTCGCAGATCTATGAACTCCTTTATCTCATTGGGGAAATAGCTCCCAACGTACAAAAGAGCTATCTCTCTCCAACCTATCAGCTCTATCTGACCTGCAAGCATGTGATTGAGACGCATTACGGTAAAGAACACTTGAGTATTCAAGAAATCGCTGATGACCTCAATGTTCATCGCTCCTATCTGACAACTGTCTTTAAGGAGTTTCACCAGATCTCTCCCAAGGAATTCTTGCACTCTGTCCGCATGCAGCGTGCCCAACAGTTACTGACCAATACGGACGAAAGCATTAAGATTGTAGCTTACTCGGTGGGCTTTTCAGATCCCCTCTATTTTTCAAAAGCCTTTAAGGCCTATAGCCAACTGACTCCTAGCCAATATCGCAGCAAACATAAAATTTAG
- a CDS encoding alpha-galactosidase: protein MAIRIEQNLFYVESKGLSLILENRDGYLMLKHLGCPIPSYHFSNTVHEKDHAFSGNPTPDNRTFSLDTQRQILGQHGLGDFRKPSIQIQHGATEVTDFLYVGANIYSGSVEASGLPNPHTVDSAETLALVFEDDQAALRLTLYYTAYEDRATITSFLKIENWSDETVVIHKALSVLADVPAGDYDVITLQGAYAREKTVRRQQVEQGIFSISSNRGASGHAQTPALILAEHEVTEDAGSALAFQLLYSGNFEGFVQKNQLNEIRVGLGINPENFSWELAPNQSFDTPVAMISYSHKGLTGLSQESQAFVQNHIIPSPFAHKERPILINNWEATYFDFKKEKLLELADEAQKVGIELFVLDDGWFGNRYDDNRALGDWTVNEEKLGGTLAELIQGIHDKGLQFGLWVEPEMISVDSDLYRAHPDWAIQVPGYEHTYSRNQLVLDFANKEVVAYIKQVLDDLLGNHEIDYIKWDMNRNITKLGNGKTYLETKMQSHAYILGLYEVVSYLTEKYENILFESCSGGGGRNDLGMMRYFPQVWASDNTDAIARLPIQYGSSYLYPTISMGAHVSAVPNHQMGRMTPLETRGHVAMMGNLGYELDLTSLPQEELDRIAAQVAHYKTIRLLVQFGKHYRLINPSQGSNQAAVQFTYQDRTVVTYVRVLSTVEEIEPTLKLKGLEEDALYRLEGTDQVYSGAELMYAGLTVILPQGDFLSKQYVFVKK from the coding sequence ATGGCAATTCGTATCGAACAAAATTTGTTCTATGTAGAAAGTAAGGGACTGAGCCTGATCCTTGAAAATCGAGATGGCTACCTAATGCTCAAGCATCTGGGATGTCCGATCCCGTCTTATCATTTTTCCAATACGGTGCATGAGAAGGATCATGCTTTCTCTGGAAATCCAACACCTGACAATCGGACCTTCAGCTTGGATACCCAGCGTCAGATTTTAGGACAGCACGGGCTTGGAGATTTTCGAAAGCCGTCTATTCAAATCCAGCACGGTGCCACAGAGGTGACGGATTTCCTCTATGTCGGAGCCAATATCTACTCTGGCAGTGTTGAAGCGTCTGGTCTTCCCAATCCCCATACAGTAGATAGCGCTGAAACCTTGGCCTTGGTTTTTGAAGATGATCAAGCGGCCCTTCGGTTAACCCTCTATTACACGGCTTACGAGGATCGGGCAACCATCACCAGCTTTTTAAAGATTGAAAACTGGAGTGATGAAACCGTCGTGATCCACAAGGCCCTCAGTGTGTTGGCCGATGTCCCAGCAGGTGACTATGATGTCATCACCCTTCAAGGGGCTTATGCGAGAGAAAAAACAGTCCGCCGTCAGCAAGTAGAGCAAGGAATCTTCTCCATCAGCTCCAACCGTGGTGCTTCTGGACACGCGCAGACCCCAGCCCTCATTCTTGCTGAGCATGAAGTGACCGAAGATGCCGGCTCTGCCCTTGCCTTCCAACTGCTCTACAGTGGGAATTTTGAAGGATTTGTTCAAAAGAATCAACTCAATGAAATTCGGGTTGGCTTGGGAATCAATCCAGAAAACTTCTCCTGGGAGTTGGCTCCAAATCAGAGCTTTGATACGCCAGTGGCCATGATCAGCTACTCCCATAAGGGATTGACCGGTCTCAGTCAAGAAAGTCAAGCATTTGTCCAAAACCATATTATTCCTAGCCCCTTTGCCCACAAAGAACGCCCGATTCTTATCAACAACTGGGAAGCCACCTACTTTGATTTCAAGAAAGAAAAATTATTGGAGCTGGCAGATGAGGCTCAAAAAGTGGGAATCGAACTCTTTGTTCTTGATGATGGCTGGTTTGGCAATCGCTATGATGATAATCGGGCTCTCGGTGACTGGACTGTCAATGAAGAAAAATTAGGAGGCACTCTAGCAGAATTGATCCAAGGCATCCACGACAAGGGGCTTCAATTTGGCCTTTGGGTGGAGCCAGAAATGATTTCTGTTGATAGCGACCTCTATCGGGCTCATCCGGATTGGGCTATTCAAGTCCCAGGCTATGAACACACCTATTCACGGAATCAACTAGTACTCGATTTCGCAAATAAAGAAGTAGTGGCTTATATCAAACAGGTCTTGGATGACTTACTTGGAAATCATGAGATCGACTATATCAAATGGGATATGAACCGCAATATCACTAAACTTGGAAATGGTAAAACCTACCTTGAAACCAAGATGCAATCCCATGCTTATATCTTGGGTCTCTATGAAGTGGTTTCTTACTTAACAGAGAAGTACGAGAACATCCTCTTTGAGTCCTGCTCCGGAGGTGGTGGCCGTAATGACCTCGGTATGATGCGTTACTTCCCTCAGGTCTGGGCAAGTGACAATACGGATGCCATTGCCAGACTTCCGATCCAGTACGGTTCTAGCTACCTCTATCCTACCATTTCTATGGGGGCTCACGTATCAGCTGTTCCAAATCACCAGATGGGACGGATGACACCACTTGAAACGCGAGGTCATGTAGCTATGATGGGAAATCTGGGCTATGAATTGGATCTAACCAGTCTTCCGCAAGAAGAGTTGGATAGGATTGCAGCTCAAGTCGCTCATTACAAAACGATTCGACTACTTGTTCAGTTCGGAAAACACTACCGCTTGATCAATCCAAGCCAAGGTAGCAATCAAGCAGCCGTCCAGTTCACTTATCAAGACCGCACGGTTGTAACCTATGTACGGGTCTTATCAACGGTTGAGGAGATCGAGCCGACCCTGAAACTCAAAGGGTTGGAAGAAGATGCGCTCTATCGCTTAGAAGGGACGGATCAAGTCTATTCAGGAGCCGAGCTCATGTATGCTGGCTTAACCGTCATTCTTCCTCAGGGAGATTTCCTCAGCAAACAATATGTTTTTGTCAAAAAATAA
- a CDS encoding extracellular solute-binding protein — protein MKWYKKIGLLATTGLALFGLGACSNDGKSADGTVTIEYFNQKKEMTKTLEEIARDFEKENPKVKVKVVNVPNAGEVLKTRVLAGDVPDVVNIYPQSIELQEWAKAGVFEDLSNKDYLKRVKNGYAEKYAVNGKVYNVPFTANAYGIYYNKDKFEELGLKVPETWDEFEQLVKDIVAKGQTPFGIAGAEAWTLNGYNQLAFATAAGGGKEANQYLRYSQPNSIKLSDPIMKDDIKVMDILRIKGSKQKNWEGAGYTDVIGAFARGDVLMTPNGSWAITAINEQKPKFKIGTFMIPGKEKGQSLTVGAGDLAWSISATTKHPKEANAFVEYMTRPEVMQKYYDVDGSPTAIEGVKQAGEDSPLAGMTKYAFTDRHLVWLQQYWTSEADFHTLTMNYVLTGDKQGMVNDLNAFFNPMKADVD, from the coding sequence ATGAAATGGTATAAAAAAATCGGACTTCTTGCGACTACAGGCCTAGCCTTGTTTGGGCTCGGTGCTTGCTCCAACGATGGAAAATCTGCGGATGGCACAGTGACCATCGAGTATTTCAACCAGAAAAAAGAAATGACCAAAACCTTGGAAGAAATCGCGCGTGATTTTGAAAAGGAAAATCCAAAGGTCAAGGTCAAAGTTGTCAATGTACCAAACGCTGGTGAGGTGTTGAAGACCCGTGTCCTCGCAGGAGATGTGCCAGATGTGGTCAATATTTACCCACAGTCTATCGAACTGCAAGAATGGGCAAAAGCGGGTGTCTTCGAAGATTTAAGCAATAAAGACTATCTCAAACGCGTGAAAAACGGCTACGCTGAAAAATATGCTGTAAACGGAAAAGTCTACAACGTTCCTTTCACAGCCAATGCTTACGGAATCTACTACAACAAAGATAAATTCGAAGAATTGGGCTTGAAGGTTCCTGAAACTTGGGACGAATTTGAACAGTTGGTAAAAGACATCGTTGCCAAGGGACAAACTCCATTTGGGATTGCAGGAGCAGAAGCTTGGACACTCAATGGGTACAATCAATTGGCCTTTGCGACAGCAGCAGGTGGAGGAAAAGAAGCCAACCAATACCTTCGTTATTCTCAGCCAAATTCCATTAAATTGTCTGATCCGATTATGAAGGATGACATCAAGGTCATGGATATCCTTCGCATTAAAGGTTCTAAGCAAAAGAACTGGGAAGGTGCAGGTTATACAGACGTTATCGGTGCCTTCGCGCGTGGAGATGTCCTCATGACACCAAATGGGTCTTGGGCCATTACCGCGATCAATGAACAAAAACCGAAATTTAAGATTGGGACTTTCATGATTCCAGGGAAAGAAAAAGGACAAAGCTTAACCGTTGGTGCGGGAGACTTAGCATGGTCTATCTCAGCTACTACCAAACATCCAAAAGAAGCCAATGCCTTTGTGGAATACATGACCCGTCCAGAAGTCATGCAAAAATACTATGATGTGGACGGATCTCCAACAGCGATCGAAGGGGTCAAACAAGCAGGAGAGGATTCACCGCTTGCTGGGATGACCAAATATGCCTTTACGGATCGTCACTTGGTGTGGTTGCAACAGTACTGGACCAGTGAAGCAGACTTCCATACCTTGACGATGAACTATGTCTTGACAGGTGATAAGCAAGGAATGGTCAATGATTTGAATGCCTTCTTTAACCCGATGAAAGCGGATGTGGATTAG
- a CDS encoding carbohydrate ABC transporter permease → MKKVLQKYWAWAFVVIPLLLQAIFFYVPMFQGAFYSFTNWTGLTYNYKFVGLNNFKLLFMDPKFMNAIGFTAIITIAMVVGEIALGIFIARVLNSKIKGQTFFRAWFFFPAVLSGLTVALIFKQVFNYGLPAIGNALHIEFLQTSLLGTKWGAIFAAVFVLLWQGVAMPIIIFLAGLQSIPTEITEAARIDGATSKQVFWNVELPYLLPSVSMVFILALKGGLTAFDQVFAMTGGGPNNATTSLGLLVYNYAFKNNQFGYANAIAVILFFLIVVISIIQLRVSKKFEI, encoded by the coding sequence ATGAAAAAAGTATTACAAAAATATTGGGCATGGGCTTTTGTGGTCATTCCCCTCTTATTACAAGCAATTTTCTTCTATGTGCCAATGTTCCAAGGAGCCTTTTACAGTTTTACCAACTGGACAGGTTTGACCTATAACTACAAGTTTGTTGGCTTGAACAACTTTAAGCTCCTCTTTATGGATCCAAAATTCATGAATGCGATTGGCTTTACTGCGATCATCACGATTGCCATGGTGGTTGGTGAAATTGCCCTTGGGATCTTCATTGCGCGTGTCTTGAACTCTAAAATCAAAGGGCAAACCTTCTTCCGTGCTTGGTTCTTCTTCCCAGCTGTTTTGTCTGGTTTGACAGTGGCTTTGATCTTCAAACAAGTCTTCAACTACGGTCTACCAGCCATTGGGAATGCCCTTCATATTGAGTTTCTCCAAACCAGTCTTTTAGGGACTAAGTGGGGAGCGATCTTTGCGGCTGTCTTTGTCCTTCTTTGGCAAGGGGTGGCCATGCCCATCATTATCTTCCTAGCTGGTCTGCAATCTATCCCAACTGAGATTACAGAAGCAGCAAGAATCGATGGTGCAACGAGCAAGCAAGTCTTCTGGAATGTTGAATTGCCTTACTTGCTACCAAGTGTCTCTATGGTCTTTATCCTAGCCCTAAAAGGTGGGCTTACCGCCTTTGACCAAGTCTTTGCCATGACTGGTGGGGGTCCAAACAATGCCACAACCTCACTTGGGCTCTTGGTTTATAACTACGCCTTTAAAAACAACCAATTCGGATACGCCAATGCCATTGCCGTAATCTTGTTCTTCTTGATTGTAGTGATTTCGATCATCCAATTGAGAGTATCTAAGAAATTTGAAATTTAA
- a CDS encoding carbohydrate ABC transporter permease: MKQDEKKALIGKYILLILGSVLILVPLLATLFSSFKPTKDIVDNFFGFPTNFTWDNFSRLLADGIGGYYWNSVVITVLSLLAVMIFIPMAAYSIARNMSKRKAFTIMYTLLILGIFVPFQVIMIPITVMMSKLGLANTFGLILLYLTYAIPQTLFLYVGYIKISIPESLDEAAEIDGANKFTTYFRIIFPMMKPMHATTMIINALWFWNDFMLPLLVLNRDSKMWTLPLFQYNYAGQYFNDYGPSFASYVVGIISITIVYLFFQRHIIAGMSNGAVK; encoded by the coding sequence ATGAAACAAGATGAAAAAAAAGCCTTGATTGGCAAATACATTCTATTGATTCTAGGATCGGTTCTGATTTTAGTGCCGCTCCTTGCCACCCTCTTTAGTTCCTTCAAACCCACCAAGGATATCGTAGACAATTTCTTTGGATTCCCAACGAATTTCACATGGGACAACTTTAGCCGTCTCTTGGCTGATGGGATCGGAGGCTATTATTGGAACTCTGTCGTCATCACTGTCTTGTCTTTACTTGCAGTAATGATCTTTATCCCTATGGCAGCCTACTCCATCGCTCGCAATATGAGTAAGAGAAAAGCCTTTACCATCATGTACACCCTCTTGATCCTGGGGATTTTCGTACCTTTCCAAGTCATCATGATTCCGATTACGGTTATGATGAGCAAACTTGGTTTGGCTAATACCTTTGGTTTGATTTTGCTCTACTTGACCTATGCGATTCCACAGACCCTCTTCCTCTATGTAGGGTATATCAAAATCTCTATCCCAGAAAGTCTGGATGAAGCAGCAGAGATCGATGGGGCTAATAAGTTTACAACTTATTTCCGCATCATCTTCCCAATGATGAAACCCATGCATGCGACAACCATGATTATCAATGCCCTTTGGTTCTGGAATGACTTCATGTTGCCACTCCTTGTCTTGAACCGCGATTCAAAAATGTGGACCTTGCCTTTGTTCCAATACAACTACGCAGGCCAATATTTCAACGACTACGGACCAAGCTTTGCCTCTTACGTGGTCGGTATCATCAGTATCACCATTGTCTATCTCTTCTTCCAACGCCATATCATTGCAGGAATGAGCAACGGCGCAGTGAAATAA
- the gtfA gene encoding sucrose phosphorylase, with amino-acid sequence MPIQNKTMLITYSDSLGNNLKDLYENLEKHFGDAVGGVHLLPFFPSTGDRGFAPVDYDQVDPAFGDWEDVKRLGDKYYLMFDFMINHISRQSKYYKDYQEKHDQSAYKDLFLNWDKFWPENRPTQADVDLIYKRKDRAPKQAITFADGTTEHLWNTFGEEQIDLDVTKDVTMDFIRKTIEHLASNGCDLIRLDAFAYAVKKLDTNDFFVEPDIWDLLDKVRDMAAGYGAELLPEIHEHYSIQFKIADHDYYVYDFALPMVTLYTLYSSKVERLAKWLKMSPMKQFTTLDTHDGIGVVDVKDILTDEEIDYASNELYKVGANVKRKYSTAEYNNLDIYQINSTYYSALGDDDRKYFLARLIQAFAPGIPQVYYVGFLAGKNDLELLENTKEGRNINRHYYSNEEIAQEVERPVVQSLLKLFSFRNNSQAFDIEGSIEVETPDEHTIVITRQNKEQTVTAVARIDLAEGTYQVTENGREKVF; translated from the coding sequence ATGCCAATTCAAAACAAAACCATGTTAATTACTTACTCAGATAGCTTAGGAAATAACCTTAAGGATCTCTATGAAAATCTGGAGAAACATTTTGGGGATGCAGTAGGTGGGGTTCACCTCTTGCCATTTTTCCCATCAACTGGTGACCGTGGCTTTGCGCCTGTAGACTATGACCAAGTGGATCCAGCCTTTGGAGATTGGGAAGATGTCAAACGCTTGGGCGACAAGTACTATCTTATGTTTGACTTTATGATCAATCACATTTCTCGTCAATCTAAATACTACAAGGACTACCAAGAAAAGCATGACCAAAGTGCCTATAAGGATCTCTTTCTCAACTGGGACAAGTTCTGGCCAGAGAATCGCCCAACTCAAGCAGATGTAGATTTGATTTATAAGCGCAAAGACCGGGCTCCAAAACAAGCTATCACTTTTGCGGATGGGACGACCGAGCATCTCTGGAATACTTTCGGGGAAGAGCAGATTGATCTAGACGTGACCAAGGACGTGACCATGGACTTTATTCGCAAGACCATCGAACACCTGGCGAGCAATGGCTGTGACCTGATTCGACTAGATGCCTTTGCCTATGCGGTGAAGAAATTGGACACCAATGATTTCTTCGTGGAGCCAGACATTTGGGATTTGTTGGATAAGGTGCGCGATATGGCGGCAGGCTACGGCGCTGAGCTTCTTCCAGAGATTCATGAGCACTATTCCATCCAATTTAAGATTGCCGATCACGACTATTATGTCTATGACTTCGCCCTTCCAATGGTAACCCTCTATACCCTCTATAGTTCAAAAGTGGAGCGTCTTGCCAAGTGGTTGAAGATGAGTCCGATGAAGCAATTCACGACGCTCGATACCCATGATGGGATTGGGGTGGTCGATGTCAAGGATATCTTGACGGATGAAGAGATTGACTATGCTTCAAATGAGCTCTATAAGGTAGGAGCAAATGTTAAACGCAAATATTCCACAGCAGAATACAACAATTTGGACATCTACCAAATCAATTCGACCTACTATTCAGCGCTTGGAGATGACGATCGTAAGTACTTCCTAGCCCGCTTAATTCAAGCCTTTGCACCAGGCATTCCACAAGTTTATTATGTTGGATTCCTAGCTGGGAAGAATGATTTGGAACTCTTAGAAAACACCAAAGAAGGCCGCAATATCAACCGTCATTACTACAGCAATGAAGAAATTGCTCAAGAAGTGGAGCGGCCAGTCGTGCAATCCCTTCTCAAGCTCTTTAGTTTCCGGAACAACTCGCAAGCTTTTGACATAGAAGGAAGCATTGAGGTGGAAACACCAGATGAACATACCATTGTCATCACGCGCCAAAATAAAGAGCAGACTGTCACAGCAGTAGCCCGAATCGATCTTGCTGAGGGCACTTACCAAGTGACAGAAAATGGTCGAGAAAAGGTGTTTTAA
- a CDS encoding galactokinase, with protein MTTTITSQDLQAKFQAVFGEKADHTFFSPGRINLIGEHTDYNGGHVFPAAITLGTYGAARKREDKVLRFFSGNFEDKGIIEVPLENLHFEKEHNWTNYPKGVLHFLQEAGHVIDSGMDVYVYGNIPNGSGLSSSASLELLIGVIAEKLYDLQLDRLDLVKIGKQTENHFIGVNSGIMDQFAIGMGADQRAIYLDTNTLEYDLVPLDLKDNVVVIMNTNKRRELADSKYNERRAECETAVSELQEKLDIQTLGELDLWAFDAYSYLIKDENRIKRARHAVLENQRTLQARKALEAGDLEGFGRLMNASHVSLEHDYEVTGLELDTLVHTAWEQEGVLGARMTGAGFGGCAIALVNKDKVEAFKEAVGKRYEEVVGYAPSFYIAEVAAGTRVLD; from the coding sequence ATGACGACAACAATCACATCTCAAGATTTACAAGCAAAATTCCAGGCTGTCTTTGGGGAAAAGGCTGACCACACTTTCTTTTCACCAGGACGGATCAATCTGATCGGTGAACACACGGACTATAATGGTGGTCATGTTTTCCCAGCAGCCATCACACTTGGTACCTACGGAGCTGCAAGAAAGCGTGAGGATAAGGTCTTGCGTTTCTTCTCAGGAAACTTTGAAGACAAGGGGATCATTGAAGTTCCACTTGAAAATCTCCACTTTGAAAAAGAGCACAACTGGACCAACTATCCAAAAGGCGTGCTCCACTTCTTGCAAGAAGCTGGTCATGTCATTGATAGCGGTATGGATGTCTATGTCTACGGCAATATTCCAAACGGATCCGGTCTTTCTTCTTCAGCATCGCTTGAGCTCTTGATTGGCGTCATCGCTGAGAAACTATATGATCTTCAGTTAGATCGTCTAGATCTGGTCAAGATCGGGAAACAAACCGAAAATCACTTCATCGGAGTTAACTCTGGGATCATGGACCAATTTGCCATCGGTATGGGAGCTGATCAACGGGCTATTTATCTCGATACCAACACCCTAGAGTATGATCTGGTACCGCTGGACCTCAAAGACAATGTCGTGGTCATCATGAATACCAACAAACGCCGGGAATTAGCGGATTCAAAATACAATGAACGCCGTGCGGAATGTGAAACTGCCGTCTCTGAACTCCAAGAAAAATTGGATATCCAAACCTTAGGGGAATTGGATCTCTGGGCTTTTGATGCCTACAGCTACTTGATCAAGGATGAAAATCGCATCAAACGAGCTCGCCATGCTGTACTTGAAAACCAACGGACCCTCCAAGCTCGTAAGGCACTTGAAGCAGGTGATTTGGAAGGCTTTGGCCGTCTCATGAACGCTTCCCACGTATCCTTGGAGCATGACTACGAAGTGACAGGTCTAGAATTGGATACCTTGGTGCATACAGCCTGGGAACAAGAAGGCGTCTTGGGCGCTCGTATGACTGGAGCAGGCTTTGGTGGTTGTGCCATTGCCCTCGTAAACAAAGATAAGGTTGAAGCATTTAAAGAAGCTGTCGGCAAACGCTATGAAGAAGTCGTTGGCTATGCGCCAAGCTTCTATATTGCAGAGGTTGCGGCAGGAACACGGGTGCTTGATTAA